TTGGAGAGCCTGCTGAATGCGCTGGAGCCTGCGCGGCGCGCGGTTGTCACTCAGCGTCTCGAAGACTGGCTGAGCAGCgccgaagagggaaagaaaatcTCTCAGACTCTGACAGAGAGCGGTGCTTCAGACTCCGCAGCAGTTgtggcgcgtctccagcCTCTCTAcctcgccgttttcgcgtGGATTTCTCAGCTgctggagaaaagagggaaggcgagcggtcaagaaggaaacgaagccgGACCGCTCCTCgttgctctctctgcgccacAGGGGAGCGGCAGCAAGGCTCTTGCGGATGCACTGAAGGTGAGGCGAGTGGTTTCTCGGTTTTTTGATAGGGCCCTCTTTGACGCAGACACCCCAGGCGTGAGGGTGttgcctcttccccttcccctatccttgtttcttctctccccttttgtTGCTTCCtgatgcatgcagttcctcTTTGCCGCGGAAGGCAGTGAGACGCTCGCTATCTCTCTGGACTCCTTCTACGCGCTGGCgggaaagcaagagaaacTCGCGCAGAAACACTCGGAAAATCCTCTTGTGCAGTATCCAGGGAACCCTGGGACGCATGAGCCTCTcttggctgcatgcgtcctcGAGAGCCTGAAGCGCAACTCTCCAAACGGGTAATCGAGAATCGCAGGAATGCGACTCTGATTTGTTCGACGTCTTCTCAGTCTCCTCTCAGCCCTGTCAcgccctctctgtccttcacAGGCGAAACACCTCTGCGCCGCGCGCCGCTCAAGTCGCTCTTCGCTGCATGGGCTGTCTGTAGAAAAGACGAATTCGAGATGCGAACGGAAAATGAAGCATGGCGTTCTGCCGCCtcacgccttcttcgcccttttccTATCCGACTTCAGTGCTTCCTGTCCCGTGCgcgttcctccctctcctgtctctccttcccgcctCTAGTCGGCCTTCTGTTCGTCGTTTTTCGTTCtgcttcttgttctctgccccttctccttctcgatCATGTATTTCGCCTCTCAGacgccgtcctcgccgcgtttccctcggCGCCAtgccttctgctctctcctgtttgtctccttcATTTCGAGCATCTAAAGCCCCTCCGTCCCCTGGAGACGGGCGAatcagaagaaagagcgtgGGAGGCAGTcagacaagaagaagagaactgcgaaagaaagaacagGAGCGAAAGAGATGCCATGATTTGTGTCCGTTTTGCAGAGAAGTCCTAATGCCCGTCTACGACAAGTCGCTGAATGGTGGCAAGGGCGATCGCCTCTGCGTGAAGGACTGGCAGAAGATAAAGACAGGAAATATCAAGTTGATCATCTTCGAAGGGTGGATGCTGGGTGAGACATCTTCTTTGCTCGTTTTCTCAACGtccggttttctctctttttcactgcgtcctccccgtctccccgAAGCTTGGAAAGCCCGTGGACACAGTCGTCCTTTCTCAGCTGCTGCAAGTGTGTCCCCGGCTCTTTGCTTCCCTTGCCGTCTCTGCGATTTCCCTTGCCGTCTCTGTGATTTCCCTCGTTCTTCAATCTCACTTCTGtgtccgtctctgtctcgctgtttccCCCGCTGCTGGAGTggcaagagagcgaaaagtGGAGGCACCCAGAAAGCGGCTATGTCTCGCAAAGCGAACTCGAACGAAGTGGTGCAGAACTGTCGTTCtcctttgcgtctctctcgcacgTGGAGACTTAGAGACAGGTCCGCAAACGCCTTGCGCACCGCTTTCGAGTcccttctgctctctttgctttctgcctcgcagGCTTCAAAGCTGCGGCGGAGGCAAACGAGGAGGCTTTCCCCAGCCTTACAAAAGAAGAAGTAGAATGGATGAAACCGATCAACAAGTGAGCGCTGGGGCGAGGAAACACACCCGCGGGACGAAGCCTCTCTCGGGGTGTATCGCCGGTCTGTAGGCGAGGCTCTCGACGTCGCGCTGCAATTgcaaaaggaaagacgccgCCCGTCGACCGTTCAGATCGCTCGGTAGCCCGGCTTACGCTTCGtgttccttcgcttcccggCGTGCCTCGATAGTTGGAGCCGATGTCCGTGCACCTGCATGCggcacacgcatgcgcagaaaagaagagtcGCACGCAGTTCTTGTACAGAAAGACACTTGGACCTGTTTGGCGGAGGCGTAGGCGTGCTTGCACTTTCAGCTCGTATCTCGATTTAGGAATGTATATACATTgatatatttacatatatacatcatatatgcatacgttTGTGTGCCTTTCCTGCAGCGCCTGTATGCCCAGCAGTTTTCACATCGATCTGTGTACGTACATCTCCATACGTCACACAAATCTGGGTGCACGTCAGGGTTCGCCCGGACGTCTGAAAACGTTCGTGGAAGTGTATCTGCACAGATGTGTGCGGAAGCTGACTAGCACATGAAACGcccgtgcatgcatttctaGGCATCAGTGTACTCACCTGGCACAGACGTCAACCAGGCATTACCGAACTATGCTaaatatgtacatatatacagatagatagatagatagatagatagatagatagatagatagatagatagatagatagatgcgCATGAATGGTGAGCGTGAAAAGAAAAATACTTCCGTAGCGATATAAACGCATGTACGTATGTGTAGGTAGGTAATATCGTGCAGATATGCGTgcacgggagagagacgtgcgCATTTTGTAGCGTTGTGTGACTATTTTCTCGTGTAAGAAAGGGAACGCGTGGTCGCTTGAAGCatttttttgcatgcaggtCTTTGAAGGAGTACGAAGCACTTCATGCTCTCGTCGACGCATGGATTGTCTTTCAGGTAAGCGTTgattcgcgtttttcgctcaTGAGAACTTCTCTtatctctctcgtcctctctttaAAATCTCCCTCCGTTCATCTGCCTGTCCCTCAgtgccttccgtctctctcttccaggtCTGCTCTCTTTCTAATCCGTAAtttgtccttcctctccacttgCCTTGCACTTTCGCGCGCATTCGTCTCTGCAAACCTCGTTCCCTCACTGGCTTTTGAGTTCGTCTGCGCAttctctcgcgctggcggcccgcgcatgcagtctctctgcgtcttcctccgtgCTTGCATTTGTCTGTTTATCTGTGCGCGGCTGCTCTCGGTGCgtcttgcctttttttctgcctgcACCCTCCGGAGAACGCATGTTCACCACGCACTCGcgcgctccttctctccgcagttTCTGAGTTTCGCTTTGCGCTGGTcgcctgtctttcctttcctctgcgagCCTCCGCGCTCGAGGGTGCGTCTCAGGGCGTTTTAAAGCGAGATTTGTGGAGCCGAGTCTTCTCCTTTGCGTGTGACGTTAGGCCGACGCGCTCGATCGTCTGTTCGACTGGCGttgcgaggaagaaaagtaCGGGCTTGTGGCTGCTCTCACCGCGGGAGAAGCTGTGCAGCatcgaagaggcgaaaaggggaaatagagagaaagggacgagagggaggcagagcgacgagaacgaAACGCGTTGCAAACAAGACAGCAACACGCGAGACAGGcacaggaggcgaagaaggggaagctttcatcgcgaagaaggcccgcacagggagaggcgggatGCTCCGAGTTTTTTTTGCCTCTGCGTTTCGGCGTCAGTGGGGTCTCTTTCTTCCATGCAACTCTTTCTGTGCCGATGTGTACTTCCGTCCGTTCTCAGAGCACACAAGCAGGTGTCCGGCGAGGGCAAGACGGCCGAAGAGGTTCGCGCGTCTGTGGAAAAGTGAGCAGAACGAAACCGCGAGACAAGGGGGGGGTGATCTCTGCATGCTGTGGAGGCGCGTTGTCAGccgggaaacgcggcgacCCGGGCGATTGTTTCGCTCCTGGTTCCTGAGTCGGGGATGGGAAACCGTCGGCCGCCCTTCGCCCTTGCTGTTCGTTTCTTTCACGCAGGTTCCTGCCGACCTACAAAGCCTACTTGCCGCGGATGAGCGCGCGAGGCCCCGACGGCGCGACTGGCGAGACGCCCGTGCTGGAAGTCTTCCTCGATGCAGCGCGGGATGCCGCGAAGGCAAGCGTGAAGCTTGCTtaaagcggagagaaagacacaacCGGAAACTGGATTTGGCTCGTCGATGCTCCTCGCGTGAAGTCCGTCCTGCCGCGCGTCTTGGgacttcccttttttccagCAACTGAACTCGGCACCGACAACGCGAGGCGGTGAGaacgaggggaagagagaaaagcacaaAACACGGCAATGTAGTTGGCGCCCGTGCCCCTGCGGCGCGAGTCGAAGCCATTTTTTGCTCGATTTCAAAGTCCTCGAGACTCAGCAACCCAGCAAGCGCGAAACGGGGGATATTCCCGGATGAGGCACGCCTAAAGCTTGGGGCGTCCTGCcgctcttttcgtctcgcccttttcgaGTCCTTCGTCAGCGCGCGGCGTGCGCTTTCGCTAGTTTCCCCTCCAGAAGGAgaactgtctcctcctcggTAACCGTGCAACATGCGATAGATCTCTGCGCATTCGTCTTGCTGCTCTGTACGTACACGCGGGTGACATCTCGAAATCGCCTTGCAGTCTCGTGACCGTGCCGTCTGTGCTGCGTTAGTGccgggcgtcgccgcctctcgtgCGCTGCATGTGGATTACCAATGAACAGCAGGACGGAGACTTTCCGTTTTAGCGACACagcgcttctcttccccgcagTTGTGTCCCTGGCCATCTTGTCGGCCGCTGGCGTCAGGCGTCCAGTGCGGCCTTCGGGTGTCGCGCGCGCGTTTTGCGTGCCCGTTGCTGAGTGCGTTTTTGACTCACTCTGAAGACAGCCCAAGCCTAAATTTGTTTTAAAACCTTGAAACATCTTATATAGAGAGCCAAACGGCGAAACGCAAACTCTTTTGCGCCGTGTCTGTGCCGCTTCGGgtcttttcctgtctctgttcgtctcACTCTCTTGTGCTTCCCTCTAGCactgtctcgtgtctctgttcgtctcACTCTCTTGTGCTTCCCTCTAGCactgtctcgtgtctctgttcgtctctgttcgtctcACTCTCTTGTGCTTCCCTCTAGCactgtctcgtgtctctgttcgtctcACTCTCTTGTGCTTCCCTCTAGCACTGTCTCGtgccccttctcttccgtcttcgccgcggtttctctctctgcaccgTGGGAGGCCCCCACCGCGGCACGGCGctgttctgtctccgttccctctccctcttccttttctttccagcgtggtgtcttcctttccgcaCTCTGTTCCACGGCCGGAAAGAATGGAAGCTTCGATCAGGCTCTCTGTTGAACGGCGACAGCTCAAGAGACTTTTCACGGTTGGAAAGCAAAAACCTTTCGTGGTGTCTTCGCGGGGCGAAGAACAAGGCAGCCGAAAGTCTAGGCAAAACCGCAGTTGCATCGCCGCCAGCGTCGCTGGAAATGAAGGGTGCTTACAAGGGAAATCGCCTTCGCAGCTTGTCTGCCCTCaccctgttttctctcgccccaCCCCTCGGGAGACGACACGGTCATGCTtagaggagagacacagcgaaaaCGCCAACTAAAAAAGTTCCCTTCACGTGACtcacgcgaaaaagagagaacacatGGAGGCACTCCCGTGCCTCCTCACAATTCGCACTCTGGGTCTCAGTGTCCTTTTCAGTCTCCCGAAAAGGGAAACCAAATAGGCCTCTTCGTCACCTCTGTCCTCCAACTTTGAAAGtgtgcagaaaaagagacggaaggcatAGACGCCGGCCCTCTTGTGCCAgcgtcctttctcgcgttcttctgtcttcttatttttgcgcttctctttctcggctcTCCCCGCTCTAGTTCCTTGGCGCGTCAGTACTTCCGCGCCACTGTTGCcgcccgcgcctcgccctcgagcGGTCCCGACTGTCTCCCTTGCGCATGCCGCATCGGAGCCAGGGGCGAAGCGAGGAGGCTGCTTGGGGAAGCACCCGCAAAGAACCGCGCATCTTGCGGCGTCGCGGATGCGGGGCCTTGCAGGACGGGATAGGCGAAACCGGCCGGGAAATACGGAGAAGCCGCGAAAGCCGAAGGCATggacggcgacagcggagGCTGCGAAATGAGCGACGCTcccggaggcgaggcgctgTGCTGGACCAGGAGgtgcggcgacggcgacatgcgaggcgcagaaggaagagaggaaggaagagaagaaggaagagaagagggaagagaggaaggaagagaagaaggaagagaagagggaagagaggaaggaagagaagaaggaagagaagagggaagagaggaaggaagagaagaaggaagagaagagggaagagaggaaggaagagaagatgaagaatAGGCCTGTGTGTAGTCTACCGGCGGATC
This region of Neospora caninum Liverpool complete genome, chromosome VI genomic DNA includes:
- a CDS encoding Kinase-like protein, related is translated as MAQASPAPPPSSSSFPPELESLLNALEPARRAVVTQRLEDWLSSAEEGKKISQTLTESGASDSAAVVARLQPLYLAVFAWISQLLEKRGKASGQEGNEAGPLLVALSAPQGSGSKALADALKFLFAAEGSETLAISLDSFYALAGKQEKLAQKHSENPLVQYPGNPGTHEPLLAACVLESLKRNSPNGEVLMPVYDKSLNGGKGDRLCVKDWQKIKTGNIKLIIFEGWMLGFKAAAEANEEAFPSLTKEEVEWMKPINKSLKEYEALHALVDAWIVFQADALDRLFDWRCEEEKAHKQVSGEGKTAEEVRASVEKFLPTYKAYLPRMSARGPDGATGETPVLEVFLDAARDAAKASVKLA